A genomic window from Cytobacillus suaedae includes:
- a CDS encoding DUF1049 domain-containing protein translates to MKGQWSLILAFLFAIIVALFAVINVEPVEVDYLFGTANWPLILIILGSVSMGGIIVASAGIFRLFVLQRKVKGLEKENAALKVEIENKNEQLKVTTPIEPLEDKVEQKENSELP, encoded by the coding sequence ATGAAGGGACAATGGAGTCTAATCTTAGCATTTTTATTTGCTATAATAGTCGCTTTATTTGCAGTAATAAATGTTGAACCAGTTGAAGTTGATTATCTTTTTGGGACGGCTAACTGGCCACTTATACTTATAATTTTAGGATCCGTATCAATGGGGGGGATAATCGTAGCATCTGCTGGGATTTTCCGACTCTTTGTACTACAAAGAAAAGTAAAAGGTCTTGAAAAGGAAAATGCAGCTCTGAAAGTAGAAATTGAAAACAAAAATGAACAACTAAAAGTGACGACACCGATAGAACCATTAGAGGATAAAGTGGAGCAAAAGGAAAATAGTGAGCTACCATAA
- a CDS encoding cation transporter — MGNKDRFKEAEFAAMVGVVGNLGLAILKYVIGVIAGSRALVADAVHSATDVAGSLAVYIGLRAAKRPPDEDHPYGHGKAESIAAIIVSVLLFLVGIEIGKSSFEAFFQPIDAPKTIAIYALIISIIVKEAMFRYKYKLGKRINSDAIIVNAYDHRSDVYSSIAALIGVGAAILGENMGIPWLEYGDPVAGIFVSILILKTAWKLGKESIHSTLDHVLHEEDTIEMRNAVLTVPGVKKIGSLHAREHGHYVIVDIKISVDPHITVEEGHKIGKEVKEKLINVSNVQDVFVHVNPYSEDDEY; from the coding sequence AGGATCGATTTAAGGAAGCCGAATTTGCGGCAATGGTAGGAGTAGTTGGGAATCTTGGCTTAGCTATATTAAAATACGTAATTGGAGTTATTGCAGGAAGTAGAGCATTAGTAGCAGATGCTGTTCATTCTGCTACAGATGTTGCTGGTTCTCTGGCAGTTTATATTGGGTTACGTGCAGCCAAACGGCCACCAGATGAAGATCACCCATATGGGCATGGTAAAGCTGAATCTATAGCTGCTATCATTGTATCTGTACTATTATTTTTAGTAGGTATAGAAATTGGAAAATCTTCGTTTGAAGCTTTTTTCCAACCGATAGATGCTCCAAAGACAATCGCTATCTATGCACTTATCATATCTATAATTGTGAAAGAAGCAATGTTTAGATACAAATACAAGTTGGGTAAAAGAATAAACAGTGATGCAATTATTGTTAATGCGTACGATCACCGTTCTGATGTTTATTCCTCTATAGCCGCATTAATTGGTGTAGGGGCAGCCATTCTTGGAGAAAACATGGGTATTCCATGGTTAGAATATGGAGATCCGGTTGCTGGAATATTTGTTTCTATTCTAATTCTTAAAACAGCTTGGAAGTTAGGTAAGGAATCGATTCATTCTACCCTTGACCATGTTTTACATGAGGAAGATACAATTGAAATGCGTAATGCTGTATTAACTGTGCCTGGGGTTAAAAAGATTGGTTCTCTACATGCACGAGAACATGGTCATTATGTGATTGTAGATATAAAAATATCAGTTGACCCACATATTACAGTAGAAGAAGGTCATAAGATTGGAAAAGAGGTTAAGGAAAAATTAATAAATGTCTCAAATGTTCAGGATGTATTTGTGCATGTTAATCCTTATTCTGAGGATGATGAGTACTAA